The genomic stretch ATGCCTTCTGAAGTAGCGACGTTATCGTCCGGGTTTTCTTCTTGCATGTAGAATGCGTTATTGCCGTCTTTTGCTGTTACGATCCCAGCAATTTTCGTTACCGCTTTTCCTTCATAAGGAGAAGCGTGGCCTGCACCTTGAATGTCGTGGATGCTAATGCCATCAGCAGATTTTAGAACTGTGTAGCTGAACGTAGTCACTTCACTTGTTTGACCATCTTTTGCTGCAATTGCTTTAATTGTTGTATCTTCTGTTAATTCAATAGGAGCTGTGTATTCTGTGCTTTCAGCAGTTGGGTCGCTACCGTCTGTTGTGTAATGAACCGTTGCGCCTTCTTCTGCTGTAGCCAGTTTGACCATTGTGCCTTCAAGAACAGATCCTGACGCAGGATTTGCTGTTACCGAGAAAGCTTTTTCGATGACGTCAGCTGCGCTGCGAGGTACGAGTTTGTATTCGTTATAGTTGTAGTCGATAACACCTTTAAGGAGTTCGTACGTCTTTCCTACTTCTAGTAGCGATTTGTCTACTGGTTTAATGACAAATTCGCCCGTAGCGTCTTCAGCCGTGAAATTACCGTTGCTGTCGACTGATTTAATCATGACGTCTGTAAACTGTGTGAACGAAGCTTCGTGCTGTTCACCATTTTCTTTTGAAAGATCTGTTGATGTAAGTGGCTGAGGGGACGGAATGCCTTTGTCTTCTGTTGTCTTTACGACTTTAGAAGCGTCTGTTTGAATTTGCTGCATGCCATAATAATCTGACATGGTGCCTTCTGCGGTTACTTCATCACCAGGCTGAGCTGTAATACCTGCTGCACGAACAATAATGGCTGCAGTATCATCCTGGATAAATAGGTTTGTTTGGCCACCAGTTTCAAAGGATGCAGTGGCAGTTCCTTTTATTTTCACTTGTGTACCGTTTGCTACTTTTCTAGCATCTGTAATGGTTGAGAGTTCGATAGGATCCGGATCTGGAGCTGTGCCGTCAGAAAGGTGGGCGCCGAGGTAGTCCGTCGTATCTTTTGCGTATTGCGTCCATCCACTTGTAACGTCGTAGGCATCAGTCGCATCTGTATCGCCTGATTTAATACCGTTATTACGAACAAGCGTCATATCTTTCGCAAAATCGTCAGCTGAACCAATTTGGCCGATGGAATCAATGACTGCGTCTGTTTTTTTGAGGACAACAACATCATTTCCGTTAAAATTCACGACGGATTGATTTGTTACATCAGCCTGATCTAAAATCGACTGAATGGATTGATCGTGGGCGAGGACAAACACTTCTCCATCAGCAAGTTTTCCTTCTAGAGATAAGGAATACTTTGGAGCTGTCTCCCCGTTGGAGTAAAGTTCAAGAGTGTAATTTGCTAAATCAAGTTCATTTCCTGTTCCATTGAAAAGTTCAAGCGCTTTGTTGTAGCTCCCGCCTTCAATGTACTCTGAAATAATCAAGTCCTGAAACGTCTCTTCAGCTGCTGACGCATACTGAGAAACAGGAGCTGCGAAAAAACTAAGAACCATTGAGAATATTAGCGCAAAGCTAATAAAACGACTGGTTGATCTTCGTTTCAAATTTCATCCCCCCGGATATGTAGTCGAATTTTGGTGATAGTCCCACCAATTGTCAGTATACAATAACTTTTGACCTAAATGTGTAAAAATAGCGTAAATTGTCTAACTTTAGAATGCGCTTACATTATATAGGAGGGGTCAGGCTCGAACCAGACCCCCCTTAAAGACAAAACCGCTCTTCTCACTGCATTTGTCCACGCTGACGGGACACCCCTCATTGTAAAAATCCACCTTTATTGAATGCTTATCAATGTAAAGATTATGTGAATTTAATATATGCCAATAGGTTTACTAGTTTAGCGCCGCTTAACTTACACACTAACGTACAAGTCGAAAGTACTAGTTCTGATCATTAAAAAAAAACCACCTAATCGATGGCTCGATAGGGTGGTTCAGAGGCAGGTTTATCTTCTTCTTTCTTACATCTCTTCCTTGATGGGTTGGATCCATCATGCTCTAGTTAAGGAATGATGTTCTTGAAGATCCTAGAGGGATCAAATCACGGTAAACTTGCGAAGGTTTTTCATTGTTTAGTGGTTTCAGAGACTAGGAAGAATCTCTTTTTCAATCGAATGAAAGCTATGATAAGGACGTATACCTTGATTCATTAGACAGGTTGTTCCCTGCCTGAATCGAGCGTCATTGCTTATAAAAACAAAGACTTTTCTTGCATGCTTTCGAGCAAAGTGAGCGGTCGTCATCGCACCACTTTTTACGTCAGCTTCCATGACCACAACATGACTTGACCATGCACTGATTAACGCGTTTCGCTGAATAAATTGCTTTGGAGTAGGTGCTGTGCCAGGTGGATACTGCGATATGACAGCGCCTTCATTAATGACTGCTTCGTAGAGCGAGCGGTGCTCTTTCGGGTAACAGTCGTCAACCCCCGTTGCAACAAAAGCAATCGGTTGCCCACTATTTGCGAGGCAGGCAATGTGAGCAGCATAATCGATGCCTTTCGCGAGACCGCTAATAACAGGTATGCTCAGGCTTGAGAGTCTGGTGGATAACTCTTCGGCAGCATGTCGTGCGTGACCGGAACATGAACGGGAACCAACAATACTGACAGAAGGTAAGGATGGTTTAATATGACCTTTGACATATAAAAGGACAGGCGATTCAGCAACATCTTTTGCATAACTCGGATATAGCGGGTCATCTCGGGGTAAAAGCCAGATCTCCTTTTGCTGAACAAGGTCAAGAATCCGCTTCGATTTTTCAAGAGAACGCGCAGCTGCAATAGCTTCGCGGGCACGAGGAGAGATTCCGATTTCCTTTAGTTCAGATGGAGAGGCA from Bacillus sp. Cs-700 encodes the following:
- a CDS encoding DNA-processing protein DprA codes for the protein MERWIWLSSIPHIGPVTQKKLLGAFGNPERVYHASPSELKEIGISPRAREAIAAARSLEKSKRILDLVQQKEIWLLPRDDPLYPSYAKDVAESPVLLYVKGHIKPSLPSVSIVGSRSCSGHARHAAEELSTRLSSLSIPVISGLAKGIDYAAHIACLANSGQPIAFVATGVDDCYPKEHRSLYEAVINEGAVISQYPPGTAPTPKQFIQRNALISAWSSHVVVMEADVKSGAMTTAHFARKHARKVFVFISNDARFRQGTTCLMNQGIRPYHSFHSIEKEILPSL